The Micromonospora violae DNA segment CGTTCAACACGCCGTACGAATGCTCTGCCGTCGGGTGGCCGAGATCCACGAGGCCGAGCCGGACCGGGTGATCGGGGTCTTCCCGATGCCCCGCGTGGTGCGGCTGGTCCGCTTCGTGGTCACCCGGTGGAGGTTCAACTCCGGGCCGGCCTGGTCGCGTGCCGGTGTGCTGCGCCGCGACGACCGGTGCTGCGCTTACTGCGGTGGCCCGGCCTCCACCATCGACCACATCCTGCCCCGCTCGCGCGGCGGCCGGAACACCTGGCGAAACACCACCGCCGCCTGCTACGCCTGCAACCAGCGCAAGGGGGACCGGACACCAGCGGAGGCAGGCATGCCGCTGCGTCGGGAGCCGGTGAACCCGGGCTGGGGGGCGCTGGCCGGGCGGTGACGGACCGGCCGGCGGGAACGGGGGGCCGCGACCGGGTACATCCCGGGCGCGGCACCCGTCGGCCCCGGTCAGGCGGCGCGTTCCTTGACCTTCGACTTCAGCTGGCCAGCGGGGCACTGCACGCGGATCTCGCTGCGGTGCTCGGTGGAGGTCAGCTCGACCACGATCTGCTTCGCCGGGCCCGGGTCGTACGCCTCGACCCGGAAATCGGGCGCGAGGGCCACCGTGAGCACCTCCACCGAATTCCCCACGCAGCGAGCAGTGACCGTGCCGCCGCGCGAGTCCACGGGCTCCCCGACGGCAGGGGTCGGAGTCGGCGCGG contains these protein-coding regions:
- a CDS encoding HNH endonuclease — protein: MDAVLVINADLGPLHRVTVQHAVRMLCRRVAEIHEAEPDRVIGVFPMPRVVRLVRFVVTRWRFNSGPAWSRAGVLRRDDRCCAYCGGPASTIDHILPRSRGGRNTWRNTTAACYACNQRKGDRTPAEAGMPLRREPVNPGWGALAGR